The genomic stretch CCTCGTGCGACACGCGCCTCCAGGGCTGCCTCCCACTGAGGGCTCGGCTTCGCGCCGCGGCCGGGCCAGTGGGTGGCACAGGCGCGGGTCAAGCGTCACCAGCAGCAGCGAGGCCTCGGCCAGGTGCGCGCAGGCGGCGGGGGCCCGGGGGCGCAGCGCCAGCGCCAGGCGGAGGCTGCGAGGCGCCGAGGCATTGTGGGCCCAGGCGGCGCCCAGCAGCTCGGCGCGCACCGGGACCGTCAGGGTGGGCACCACCTGGCGGAGCAGCACGGGCCCAGCGACCGCGCCTTCGGCCGCCTGAGTCACGCTCAGCTCCCAGCCGGCCGGCTCCTCCGCGGCCGCCGCCGCAAAGCGCATCTCCAGGCGGGCCCTGCTCGGGCGCTCGGCAGGTTCCACGGCTGACAAATCGAAGACGACGGTCCACTCAGGGCACTGCCCCGAAGCCCAGGCGGGCTCCGGGGGCCGGGTGGGCGCACCTGGGATGGCAGGGAGAGAGCTCGGCTCGCGCTGCACCCCAGCGCCCTGCCCAGCCTGCCCtcagggggcctggggggggggggggagcggtgtCTGCGGGTGGGGGAAAGGTGAGCGCCTGGGGAAGAGGGGCGCCAAACTGCCTTCTAAAGGCGGCGTCAAATGGTGTGAAGTGgcgcgggtggggggtggggggtgggggcgatggagtgggggcagggcatcGTTTGCAGGGAAGAAGTCCTGCGCAGCGCAGGGCAGCCTGCCCGCCAACCCCAGGCAGGGGAAGAGACGAACGGATGCCTGGGGGCTCGTGGGGAAGCGATGCTGGAGAGGTGGTATCTCCGGGAAAGGCATCAAATGGTGTGaagcagcgggggtgggggtggggtgggggaggtgggggcagggcttcGGCTGCAAGCTGGGGGCCTTGCCGGGTGCAAGGGAGCCTGGCCTTGGGACAACTCCAACCGGTGCCCGCAGGTGTCCACGGGGGAAGAGCGGATGGAGTGAGGAGGCCCAGATTGCTCGTGGGCTGGACCGGACGAGTGGGGACACTCGGCGGTGCTCTGGCCTCCCCCACGCGGCGCTGGAGGCTCGTGGCAGGGCGCACAGAGGAGTCTCGGCCTCCCGGACACACGCCCCCAACGCAGGCCCCACTTACCGCGGTCCCAGATGTGGCGCACGATGTTTCCGGCGACCCCCAGTTCCTCCATGTGGCACGGTCTCAGGGTGGTTCCCTGGGGCGTCCGCCGAGGGCCCACCCTGGCCTCCTGGGGGTCCCGGTGGCGGAAGAGGCGCCACATGACGGGGGGTACGGGCCGGGGCGTGGGTGCGCCCCGGTGCGCGTCAGGCAGCCCGAGAGCCTGGAGCAGGGTGGCGGCGGGGCCCGGCGGCGCTGGGGCGCGGGCTGGGGGCGGCGAGGGCAGCAGCAGGgccaggaggaggaaaaggacgCGGCGGCCAGGACGGCGGCACGGCGATGGCATCTTCCTCGCTGGCGGCGGCCGGACGAGTGCTCAGGGGCCTCCTGACTCCCCCGACCGgcgggctggggggcggggccgaGGTCCCTGGAAGGGCCAGGACAGAGGTCTGGGGCTGGGCGGGGTCAGGGTCCCGGGGGACGTGGCCGCGGTTCTGAAGCCCGACGAAGGTAGACCCCGGGGGCGGGGTCTCGGGGGTGCCGGGCAGGGGTCCAGGGGGAGGTGACCAGGGCCCAGGTGGGGCGGAGCTGGACGGAGCCAGAGTCCCGAGGGAGGGGCGTAGTCGGTCCCTGGAGGGGGGCGCGTGGTCGAGCGGGGCTGGGTCCTAAGGGATGCGAAGGCGGTGGAGGAGTTCAGAAGCGCTTGTCTCTCACCAGGCCATTCCTCAGCGGCTTCCTAGAGGCCAGAACCGGGCCGCGGTTAGCCCCGGGCCCCATGCCCCACATACTGCCCTGTCCCGACTGTCTTGCCCTCCACTTCTTTTTCCTACCCGGCGAGGGCTCACCTGggtccttcttcccttcccacagGGCCAGAAGACCTTGCCTTCCGCCCACTGGGCATGGCGTaaaccctcctctctcctccctcctgagCCATCCACAGCCCGGCCGCTGGGAAGTAAAAGCCCTCCGCCTGACTTCCGTCTTCTGCACCTTAATTTTCCAAAAACGCAACGCTGAAATCGCTCCCATGTGCCCCA from Prionailurus viverrinus isolate Anna chromosome A2, UM_Priviv_1.0, whole genome shotgun sequence encodes the following:
- the GDF1 gene encoding embryonic growth/differentiation factor 1 gives rise to the protein MPSPCRRPGRRVLFLLLALLLPSPPPARAPAPPGPAATLLQALGLPDAHRGAPTPRPVPPVMWRLFRHRDPQEARVGPRRTPQGTTLRPCHMEELGVAGNIVRHIWDRGAPTRPPEPAWASGQCPEWTVVFDLSAVEPAERPSRARLEMRFAAAAAEEPAGWELSVTQAAEGAVAGPVLLRQVVPTLTVPVRAELLGAAWAHNASAPRSLRLALALRPRAPAACAHLAEASLLLVTLDPRLCHPLARPRREAEPSVGGSPGGACRTRRLYVSFREVGWHRWVIAPRGFLANYCQGQCSLPAALSGPGGTPPLNHAVLRALMHAAAPGAAGLPCCVPARLSPISVLFFDNSDNVVLRHYEDMVVDECGCR